The following proteins are co-located in the Bosea sp. AS-1 genome:
- a CDS encoding LysR substrate-binding domain-containing protein, translated as MSTDPKPLDPVLLRSFLKVCETLSFTEAARQLGLRQSSVSQHVARLEKRVGRKLLARDTHEVRPTPDGDAIQPFARQVLEAGSRIEHYLKGSTLRGRLRLGVSEDFAFTALPEILAEFAMQHHAVDLELTVGLSGRLYEQYDAGDLDLIFVKRRNGDARGVVAWEERLVWIGRPGSRLAEQPVVPLVLYPPPSISRVHAIETLERAGRAWRVACTSGSLAGLRAATVAGLGVTAHSARLIPPGLAEVEPREALPRLGSIEFVVVGGQSHEEAARALATSILSGSGRLLPPESPAGRRGRS; from the coding sequence ATGAGCACCGATCCAAAGCCGCTCGATCCCGTCCTGCTGCGCAGCTTTCTCAAGGTCTGTGAGACACTGAGTTTCACCGAAGCCGCGCGGCAGCTCGGCCTGCGGCAGTCCTCCGTCAGCCAGCATGTGGCGCGGCTGGAGAAACGCGTGGGGCGCAAGCTCTTGGCGCGGGATACGCATGAGGTGCGCCCGACGCCGGACGGCGACGCCATCCAGCCTTTCGCCAGGCAGGTGCTGGAGGCAGGCAGCCGCATCGAGCACTACCTCAAGGGCTCCACCCTGCGGGGGCGGCTGCGGCTTGGCGTCTCGGAGGATTTCGCCTTCACGGCGCTGCCGGAGATCCTGGCGGAGTTCGCCATGCAGCATCACGCCGTCGATCTGGAGCTGACGGTGGGCCTGAGCGGCCGGCTCTACGAGCAATATGACGCCGGCGATCTCGACCTGATCTTCGTCAAGCGCCGCAACGGCGATGCCCGCGGCGTCGTTGCCTGGGAGGAGCGTCTGGTCTGGATCGGCCGGCCGGGTTCGCGATTGGCCGAGCAGCCGGTGGTGCCGCTGGTGCTCTATCCACCGCCGAGCATCTCGCGCGTGCATGCGATCGAGACGCTGGAGCGAGCCGGGCGAGCCTGGCGTGTCGCCTGCACCAGCGGCAGCCTGGCGGGCCTGCGCGCCGCGACGGTGGCAGGGCTCGGCGTCACCGCCCATTCGGCCCGGCTGATACCGCCGGGGCTGGCAGAGGTCGAACCGCGCGAAGCGCTGCCGCGGCTGGGCTCGATCGAGTTCGTCGTGGTCGGCGGGCAATCGCATGAGGAAGCGGCCCGGGCGCTCGCCACCAGCATCCTCTCGGGTTCCGGCCGCCTGTTGCCGCCGGAGAGTCCGGCGGGCAGACGGGGCCGATCCTAG
- a CDS encoding 5-methyltetrahydropteroyltriglutamate--homocysteine S-methyltransferase yields MTQRTKPPFRGDMVGSLLRSAPVKEARAKVAAGKMDKAELTRIEDEEIRKLVKKQEEVGLQAVTDGEYRRAFWHFDFLDGLSGVTTYETDAGIQFKGVATKGHGIRVTGKLDFPADHPHLAHFKFLASVTSRVPKMTIPSPSMLHYRGGRKAVDPTAYLKMEDYYDDLGKAYAKAIKAFYDAGCRYLQLDDTSLSYFCDPEQRTMLAERGDDPDKLIFIYRDVLNAALKAKPADMQITTHTCRGNFKSTFIASGGYEPVADLVFNQIDVDGYFMEWDDDRSGGFEPLRFLPKGDKQVVLGLVTSKFGAIESKDNLKRRIEEAAKFAPLEQLCLSPQCGFASTEEGNVLAEEEQWAKLARILETAREVWG; encoded by the coding sequence ATGACCCAGAGGACAAAGCCGCCGTTCCGGGGCGATATGGTCGGAAGCCTGCTCCGCAGCGCGCCCGTGAAGGAAGCCCGCGCCAAGGTCGCGGCCGGCAAGATGGACAAGGCCGAGCTAACCAGGATCGAGGACGAGGAGATCCGGAAGCTCGTCAAGAAGCAGGAGGAGGTCGGCCTGCAGGCGGTGACCGACGGCGAATACCGCCGCGCCTTCTGGCATTTCGACTTTCTCGACGGCTTGAGCGGCGTTACCACCTACGAGACCGATGCCGGGATCCAGTTCAAGGGTGTCGCCACCAAGGGGCACGGCATCCGCGTCACCGGCAAGCTCGACTTCCCGGCGGACCATCCGCATCTGGCCCATTTCAAGTTCCTGGCCTCGGTCACCAGCCGCGTGCCGAAGATGACCATTCCGAGCCCGTCGATGCTGCATTATCGCGGTGGGCGGAAGGCGGTCGATCCGACCGCCTATCTCAAGATGGAGGACTATTACGACGACCTCGGCAAGGCCTACGCCAAGGCGATCAAGGCGTTCTACGACGCCGGATGCCGCTATCTGCAGCTCGACGACACCAGCCTGTCCTATTTCTGCGATCCCGAGCAGAGGACGATGCTGGCCGAGCGCGGTGACGATCCCGACAAGCTGATCTTCATCTATCGCGACGTGCTCAACGCTGCGCTGAAGGCCAAGCCCGCCGACATGCAGATCACCACCCATACCTGCCGTGGCAACTTCAAATCGACCTTCATCGCGTCTGGCGGCTATGAGCCGGTGGCCGATCTCGTCTTCAACCAGATCGATGTCGACGGCTATTTCATGGAGTGGGACGACGACCGCTCGGGCGGCTTCGAGCCGCTGCGCTTCCTGCCCAAGGGCGACAAGCAGGTCGTGCTCGGCCTCGTCACCTCCAAGTTCGGCGCCATCGAGAGCAAGGACAATCTCAAACGCCGGATCGAGGAGGCGGCGAAGTTTGCCCCGCTCGAGCAGCTCTGCCTGTCGCCGCAATGCGGCTTCGCCTCGACAGAGGAGGGCAACGTGCTGGCCGAGGAGGAGCAGTGGGCCAAGCTCGCGCGCATCCTCGAAACCGCCAGGGAAGTCTGGGGATGA
- a CDS encoding aspartate dehydrogenase, with the protein MTRTRKPLRLALIGWGAINRRIAELLAERNGTNDIAIAAIGIRDPGKVVAAPPAARLIADPQGLAGLDLDLIVEAAGREAVGIWGEAALAHAPAFAVASTSAFCDAALLDRLLAVAESNGSQLLIPPGALAGIDGIAAASLLPLEEVIHRIVKPPQAWRGTAAENIVALDGLTQAITFFSGTAREAASRFPQNANVAVITALAGIGLERTRVELVADPAAGGNGHQLSVRGSFGKLDLTIENRPLASNPKSSEMTALGLVRLIENRIRPLVR; encoded by the coding sequence ATGACACGAACCCGCAAGCCGCTGCGCCTTGCTCTGATCGGTTGGGGCGCTATCAACCGGCGGATCGCCGAGCTGCTGGCTGAGCGTAACGGCACGAACGATATCGCCATCGCCGCCATAGGCATCCGCGATCCCGGCAAGGTCGTAGCTGCACCGCCCGCCGCGCGGCTGATCGCCGACCCACAGGGCCTCGCCGGGCTCGACCTCGACCTCATCGTCGAGGCGGCGGGTCGCGAGGCTGTCGGTATCTGGGGCGAAGCGGCGCTTGCCCACGCCCCTGCCTTCGCCGTCGCCTCGACCAGCGCCTTCTGCGACGCGGCTCTGCTCGACCGCCTGCTCGCTGTGGCAGAATCGAACGGCAGCCAGTTGCTGATTCCGCCCGGCGCGCTCGCCGGCATCGACGGCATCGCCGCCGCCTCGCTCCTTCCGTTGGAGGAGGTCATCCACCGCATCGTCAAGCCGCCGCAGGCCTGGCGCGGCACAGCCGCGGAAAACATCGTTGCGCTCGATGGCCTGACGCAGGCCATCACCTTCTTCTCAGGCACGGCACGCGAGGCCGCCTCGCGCTTTCCGCAAAACGCCAATGTCGCGGTGATCACGGCACTGGCCGGTATCGGGTTGGAGCGCACCCGCGTCGAGCTCGTCGCCGATCCGGCGGCCGGCGGCAACGGCCACCAGCTCAGCGTGCGCGGCAGCTTCGGCAAGCTCGACCTCACAATCGAGAACCGGCCGCTGGCCTCGAACCCGAAATCCTCGGAGATGACGGCACTCGGGCTGGTGCGCCTGATCGAGAACCGCATCAGACCGCTCGTGCGCTGA
- a CDS encoding catechol 2,3-dioxygenase — MSAEPCFDIAHLGHVELFTDKPEASLDFFVNIFGLTESGREGDSVYLRAWDDYEFHTLKLTASNTTGVGHVGYRASSEAALLRRVAAIEAMGAGIGWSEGDLGHGRAYRFHDPDGHIFEIYFDTHKYVAPEGERPALKNQAQRNHGRGCAVRRLDHVNLLAQDVAAIRDFMPKALGSRITEQIVLDSGEVGGCWFTVNNKSYDIAYTRDHRPVQGRFHHVTYAVDQREHILEAADLFLENGVFIETGPHKHAVQQTFFLYVYEPAGNRVEIANAGARLILDPDWQTVTWTETERKRGQAWGLKTIESFHTHGTPPAK; from the coding sequence ATGAGCGCGGAACCCTGCTTCGACATCGCCCATCTCGGCCATGTCGAGCTCTTCACCGACAAGCCCGAAGCGAGCCTCGATTTCTTCGTCAACATCTTCGGGCTGACGGAGAGCGGGCGCGAGGGCGATTCCGTCTATCTGCGCGCCTGGGACGATTACGAGTTCCATACGCTGAAGCTGACCGCGTCGAACACCACCGGCGTCGGCCATGTCGGCTATCGCGCTTCGAGCGAGGCGGCGCTTCTGCGCCGCGTCGCCGCGATCGAGGCGATGGGGGCTGGCATCGGCTGGAGCGAGGGCGATCTCGGCCATGGCCGGGCCTATCGCTTCCACGATCCGGACGGCCATATCTTCGAGATTTATTTCGACACCCACAAATATGTGGCGCCGGAGGGCGAGCGACCGGCGCTGAAGAACCAGGCCCAGCGCAACCATGGCCGCGGCTGCGCGGTGCGCCGGCTCGACCATGTCAATCTGTTGGCGCAGGACGTCGCCGCCATCCGCGATTTCATGCCGAAGGCGCTGGGCAGCCGGATTACCGAGCAGATCGTGCTGGATTCGGGCGAGGTCGGTGGCTGCTGGTTCACCGTCAACAACAAGAGCTACGACATCGCCTATACCCGTGACCATAGGCCGGTACAGGGACGCTTCCATCACGTCACCTATGCGGTCGACCAGCGCGAGCACATCCTGGAGGCGGCCGATCTCTTCCTGGAAAACGGCGTCTTCATCGAGACCGGGCCGCACAAGCACGCCGTGCAGCAGACCTTCTTCCTCTACGTCTACGAACCGGCCGGCAACCGCGTCGAGATTGCCAATGCCGGAGCGCGCCTCATCCTCGATCCGGACTGGCAGACCGTGACCTGGACCGAGACCGAGCGAAAGAGGGGGCAGGCCTGGGGGCTGAAGACGATCGAGAGCTTCCACACGCACGGTACGCCACCAGCGAAATAG
- a CDS encoding DUF2934 domain-containing protein: MTLSEKSQREIRKIAYAIWMQEGQPEGRDKEHWEAAKEIWAFRSHNHALPDEEDDSKPARSGGGERRQPTHSRPM, translated from the coding sequence ATGACCCTGAGCGAGAAGTCTCAGCGCGAGATCCGGAAGATCGCCTACGCCATCTGGATGCAGGAAGGGCAGCCGGAAGGCCGCGATAAGGAGCATTGGGAGGCCGCCAAGGAAATCTGGGCATTCCGCAGCCATAACCACGCCCTCCCCGATGAGGAGGACGACAGCAAGCCGGCTCGTTCCGGCGGGGGCGAGCGCCGCCAACCGACGCATAGCCGCCCGATGTAG
- a CDS encoding bile acid:sodium symporter family protein yields MIRRTLARFGIDPYLLALLGTVAVAIILPARGQGAVVANDAVSVAVALLFFLYGARLSPKAVWEGLLHWRLQSLVFASTYILFPVLGLGLTKAFGTWLSPTLILGLMFVCVLPSTVQSSIAFTSIARGNVAAALCSASVSNLFGMVVTPLLVMLLLDSKGVGFSGEAMKSIALQLLLPFAIGQLLRPWIGSFLQRYKSVISIVDRGSILLVVYDAFSEGMAAGIWSQVTVSDLVVVILLDMVLLAAVLAITTIVSRRLGFAKEDEIVIVFCGSKKSLASGIPMANILFPGQALGLIVLPLMLFHQIQLFACATLAQRYARRPAESRPEPLPSAVLDPAKA; encoded by the coding sequence ATGATCCGTCGCACGCTCGCCCGCTTCGGCATCGACCCCTATCTCCTCGCGCTGCTCGGGACTGTCGCTGTCGCGATCATCCTGCCGGCGCGCGGCCAGGGAGCGGTCGTAGCCAATGATGCAGTCTCGGTCGCAGTCGCGCTACTGTTCTTCCTCTATGGCGCGCGGCTGTCGCCGAAGGCGGTCTGGGAAGGGTTGCTGCACTGGCGGCTGCAGTCCCTCGTCTTCGCCAGCACCTACATTCTCTTCCCCGTGCTCGGCCTCGGCCTGACCAAGGCGTTCGGCACCTGGCTCTCGCCCACGCTCATCCTTGGGCTGATGTTCGTCTGCGTGCTGCCCTCGACCGTTCAGTCCTCGATCGCCTTCACTTCGATTGCGCGCGGCAATGTCGCCGCCGCGCTGTGCAGCGCCTCGGTCTCGAACCTGTTCGGCATGGTGGTGACGCCGCTGCTCGTCATGCTGCTGCTCGATTCGAAGGGCGTCGGCTTCAGCGGCGAGGCGATGAAGAGCATCGCGCTGCAATTGCTGCTGCCCTTCGCGATCGGCCAGCTCCTGCGCCCTTGGATCGGCAGCTTCCTGCAGCGCTACAAGTCCGTGATCTCCATCGTCGACCGCGGCTCGATCCTGCTGGTCGTCTATGACGCCTTCAGCGAGGGCATGGCCGCTGGCATCTGGTCGCAGGTCACTGTGAGCGATCTCGTGGTGGTGATCCTGCTCGACATGGTGCTGCTCGCCGCCGTGCTGGCGATCACCACCATCGTCAGCCGCCGCCTGGGCTTCGCCAAGGAGGACGAGATCGTCATCGTGTTCTGCGGCTCGAAGAAGAGCCTGGCGAGCGGCATCCCGATGGCCAATATCCTCTTCCCCGGCCAGGCGCTCGGCCTCATCGTCCTGCCGCTGATGCTGTTCCACCAGATCCAGCTCTTCGCCTGCGCCACGCTTGCTCAGCGCTATGCGAGGCGCCCGGCCGAGTCGCGACCGGAGCCGCTGCCCTCCGCCGTGCTTGACCCGGCAAAGGCCTGA
- a CDS encoding ABC transporter ATP-binding protein: MTAALQTFDLVKSFGGITATDHVDFTLAKGARHALIGPNGAGKTTFVNQLTGVLKPSSGRIELMGEDITTLSREARVKRGLARTFQINQLFATMTPLEMIALVTSERLGRGSQPFRALDRDPELVSQTAEILTCFRLDDIMDRTIATLPYGKQRQIEIAAAFAARPSVLLLDEPAAGVPEAERRELMQTVAELPGDVSVLLIEHDMDLVFRFATRITVLVNGRVLAEGTPEEMARDPAVREAYLGEDAHV; this comes from the coding sequence ATGACGGCCGCTCTGCAGACCTTCGATCTCGTCAAGAGCTTCGGCGGCATCACCGCAACCGATCACGTCGATTTCACGCTGGCAAAAGGGGCGCGCCATGCCCTGATCGGCCCGAACGGCGCCGGCAAGACCACCTTCGTCAACCAGCTCACCGGCGTGCTGAAGCCGAGCTCCGGTCGTATCGAACTGATGGGCGAGGACATCACGACGTTGTCGCGCGAGGCACGGGTGAAGCGCGGACTGGCGCGCACTTTCCAGATCAACCAGCTTTTCGCGACAATGACGCCATTGGAGATGATCGCGCTGGTCACCTCCGAGCGGCTCGGCCGCGGCAGCCAGCCTTTCCGCGCGCTCGACCGCGATCCGGAACTCGTCAGCCAGACCGCGGAGATCCTGACCTGCTTCCGGCTCGACGACATCATGGACCGGACGATCGCGACGCTGCCCTATGGCAAACAGCGCCAGATCGAGATCGCCGCAGCCTTCGCAGCCAGGCCGAGCGTTCTGCTGCTCGATGAGCCGGCTGCCGGCGTGCCGGAGGCGGAACGCCGCGAATTGATGCAAACCGTGGCGGAGCTTCCCGGCGACGTTTCCGTGCTGCTGATCGAGCACGACATGGACCTTGTCTTCCGCTTCGCGACGCGCATCACCGTGCTGGTCAACGGCCGCGTGCTGGCGGAGGGCACTCCGGAGGAGATGGCACGCGACCCGGCGGTCCGCGAGGCTTATCTCGGCGAGGATGCTCATGTCTGA
- a CDS encoding ABC transporter ATP-binding protein, which translates to MSELLKIEKLCAGYGEAQVLFDIDLALAQGHSLALLGRNGVGKTTLVNSIIGVTRRRGGRVVLAGRDLTSASPEQRAHAGIGWVPQERNIFKSLTVLENLRAVARPGPWDVARVFRMFPRLAERKANLGNQLSGGEQQMLAIGRALMLNPKLLLLDEPTEGLAPIIVEELLKALKALFREEGLSAIVIEQHARKILELTDDAIVLERGRVVLAERSATLIAEPERLEHHLGLAAAA; encoded by the coding sequence ATGTCTGAGCTGCTCAAGATCGAGAAGCTCTGTGCCGGCTATGGCGAGGCGCAGGTTCTGTTCGACATCGACCTCGCGCTGGCGCAGGGGCATTCGCTTGCGCTGCTGGGCCGTAACGGTGTTGGCAAGACGACGCTGGTCAACAGCATCATCGGCGTCACGCGCCGGCGCGGCGGGCGGGTCGTACTGGCTGGGCGCGATCTCACCAGCGCTTCGCCGGAGCAGAGGGCGCATGCAGGCATCGGCTGGGTGCCGCAAGAGCGCAACATCTTCAAGTCGCTGACGGTGCTGGAGAACCTGAGGGCGGTCGCGCGGCCGGGGCCGTGGGATGTCGCGCGCGTCTTCCGCATGTTCCCGCGGCTGGCCGAGCGCAAGGCCAATCTCGGCAACCAGCTCTCCGGCGGCGAGCAGCAGATGCTGGCGATCGGCCGGGCGCTGATGCTCAACCCGAAGCTGCTTCTCCTCGACGAGCCGACCGAAGGGCTGGCCCCGATCATCGTCGAGGAATTGCTGAAAGCGCTGAAGGCCCTGTTTCGTGAGGAGGGGCTTTCCGCGATCGTCATCGAGCAGCATGCGCGCAAGATCCTCGAGCTGACGGATGACGCCATCGTGCTCGAACGCGGCCGGGTGGTCCTGGCCGAGCGCAGTGCTACGCTCATCGCCGAGCCCGAACGGCTCGAGCATCACCTCGGCCTTGCGGCCGCTGCCTGA
- a CDS encoding alpha/beta hydrolase → MSASESGLSEIVAHSAEADPVEALRDTLSDILSGLVSAGCGPHHLRGMIWETDRPEAFHLSRHTVELAYREVFAGFRPPIMLRPATAPGLTIRAHHAAPQPLPDTLVEGYTLRELGRQYSPRLQADMKALFRQWSRDGEAFRARRGGVDLAYGPGRFETLDLYRPAGASRAPVFVFIHGGYWQASDKVQHAQFAQGLLDAGFAVAMPNYGLAPDTPLEECLAQNIAALNFLVREAGALGLDASQLHVSGHSAGGHLAAMVLCAQDAPPITSALLLSGLYDLKPLGHLPLGRLLGLDDAGRAERLSPLGHPRPSTPRIALAVGEGESSAFKAQSARLASAWQAPEPLICPGHHFSMLEGLNGAALLDLALTTAGR, encoded by the coding sequence ATGTCGGCGTCTGAAAGCGGTCTGTCCGAAATCGTCGCGCACAGCGCCGAGGCCGACCCGGTCGAAGCCCTGCGCGACACGCTGAGCGACATCCTGAGCGGGCTGGTCTCGGCCGGCTGTGGCCCCCACCATCTGCGAGGGATGATCTGGGAGACGGACCGCCCAGAAGCCTTCCACCTTTCGCGCCACACCGTCGAACTGGCCTATCGCGAGGTCTTCGCCGGCTTCCGTCCGCCGATCATGTTGCGCCCGGCAACTGCTCCCGGCCTGACGATCCGTGCCCATCACGCCGCGCCGCAGCCTTTGCCTGATACGCTGGTCGAAGGCTACACGCTGCGCGAGCTCGGCCGGCAATACAGCCCACGCCTGCAAGCCGATATGAAGGCGCTCTTTCGGCAATGGAGCCGCGACGGCGAAGCCTTCCGCGCCCGCCGCGGCGGCGTCGATCTCGCCTATGGCCCGGGTCGCTTCGAGACCCTCGATCTCTACCGCCCCGCGGGCGCGAGCCGGGCACCAGTCTTCGTCTTCATCCATGGCGGCTATTGGCAGGCCTCGGACAAGGTGCAGCATGCGCAATTCGCGCAAGGGCTACTCGATGCCGGCTTCGCCGTCGCCATGCCGAATTACGGGCTCGCACCCGATACGCCGCTCGAAGAATGCCTCGCCCAGAATATCGCGGCCCTGAACTTCCTTGTCCGCGAAGCGGGCGCCCTCGGCCTCGACGCGTCGCAACTGCATGTCTCCGGCCATTCCGCCGGCGGCCACCTCGCCGCCATGGTGCTCTGCGCACAGGACGCCCCACCGATCACCTCGGCCCTGCTGCTCTCCGGGCTCTACGACCTGAAGCCGCTGGGACATCTGCCGCTTGGCCGTTTGCTCGGTCTCGACGATGCCGGCCGTGCCGAACGCCTGAGCCCCCTCGGCCATCCGCGTCCGAGCACGCCGCGCATCGCTCTTGCCGTCGGTGAAGGCGAAAGCTCTGCCTTCAAGGCGCAGTCGGCCCGGCTCGCATCAGCCTGGCAGGCGCCAGAACCGCTGATCTGTCCCGGTCATCATTTCAGCATGCTCGAAGGGCTCAATGGCGCCGCCTTGCTGGACCTCGCATTGACCACGGCAGGACGATGA
- a CDS encoding branched-chain amino acid ABC transporter permease has translation MRAETFDRRVRQALHAGRRWHPAEIAFWLLAFAAFLLFPRNLLLLNEIAILALFALSLDLILGYAGIVSLGHAAFLGMGAYAAGLFAKHVGGDPLAGLVVGMGAAGVLGLVTSPLVLRGTDLTRLMITLGVALILYELANSFGSLTGGADGLQGIMMGPVLGLFDFDIFGRTAYLYSLSVLFVLFLIARRVVHSPFGLSLRAIRDNPLRASASGVPNARRLAAAYTLAAAYAGAAGALLAQTTQFVSLDVLDFHRSADLMLVLIIGGAGYLYGGLVGAIAFKLLQDAIATFTPQYWMFWIGLFLVLFVLGGREIIHGVVKTVAGRLAWFGRGGAQ, from the coding sequence ATGAGGGCCGAGACTTTCGATCGTCGCGTGCGGCAGGCCCTCCATGCCGGGCGCCGCTGGCATCCGGCCGAGATCGCTTTCTGGCTGCTGGCTTTTGCCGCCTTCCTGCTGTTCCCGCGCAATCTGCTCCTGCTGAACGAGATCGCGATCCTGGCGCTGTTCGCGCTCTCGCTCGACCTGATCCTCGGTTATGCCGGCATCGTATCGCTGGGGCACGCCGCATTCCTCGGCATGGGTGCCTATGCGGCCGGGCTCTTCGCCAAGCATGTCGGGGGTGACCCGCTCGCCGGCCTCGTCGTCGGCATGGGGGCGGCCGGGGTGCTCGGCCTCGTCACCAGCCCCCTGGTGCTGCGCGGCACGGATCTCACGCGCCTGATGATTACGCTCGGCGTTGCGCTGATCCTCTACGAGCTGGCGAATTCCTTCGGTTCGCTCACGGGCGGTGCCGACGGGCTGCAAGGCATCATGATGGGACCGGTGCTGGGCCTGTTCGATTTCGACATCTTCGGCCGCACGGCCTACCTCTATTCGCTCTCCGTGCTGTTCGTGCTGTTCCTGATCGCGCGGCGGGTGGTGCATTCGCCTTTCGGGCTTTCCCTGCGCGCGATCCGTGACAATCCGCTGCGGGCCTCGGCCTCAGGTGTTCCGAACGCGCGCCGCCTCGCGGCCGCCTACACGCTGGCTGCCGCCTATGCCGGGGCGGCGGGGGCGCTGCTGGCCCAGACCACGCAATTCGTCTCGCTCGACGTGCTCGATTTCCACCGCTCGGCCGACCTGATGCTGGTGCTGATCATCGGTGGTGCCGGCTATCTCTATGGCGGACTCGTCGGTGCCATTGCCTTCAAGCTGCTGCAGGACGCGATCGCGACCTTCACGCCGCAATACTGGATGTTCTGGATCGGTCTCTTCCTCGTGCTCTTCGTGCTCGGCGGCCGCGAGATCATCCATGGCGTGGTCAAGACGGTGGCCGGTCGCTTGGCATGGTTCGGTCGGGGAGGAGCGCAATGA
- a CDS encoding NAD-dependent succinate-semialdehyde dehydrogenase translates to MTTYPDLKLYIGGAWRKTAEELPVLNPADESVIGAVPVASHADLDDALAAAAEGFKLWSRTSPRERGEIMLKAAALMRQRAEEIAYAITLEHGKPFGQACLEVVRGCEFFEWDAAEGQRTYGRVVPSEPGIRYIVLRQPVGIVAAFSPWNFPMSQPARKIAGALAAGCSIIIKAAEETPAGALHIARALHDAGLPPGVFNLVFGVPARISEYLIPKPQTRLVAFTGSTAVGKHLSELAARHMTPVLMELGGHAPVIVCDDVDPVAAAQASASRKVRNAGQVCTSPTRFFVQEAIFERFLQSFAEKARSTIVGNGLDAATEMGPVANHRRIEALEALTADARARGGRVLTGGERIGNRGYFFPPTVLTELPDDARALREEPFGPMAIINPVRSVEEAIEKANALPFGLAAYGFTHSAARADMLAEGIEAGNVSINTLEASVAEVPFGGVKDSGYGREGGAEGLDHYMNVKTLSHRMTV, encoded by the coding sequence ATGACGACCTATCCCGATCTCAAGCTCTATATCGGCGGCGCCTGGCGCAAGACGGCAGAGGAATTGCCTGTTCTCAACCCTGCCGACGAAAGCGTGATCGGCGCCGTACCCGTCGCCTCCCATGCCGATCTCGACGATGCGCTTGCCGCCGCAGCGGAAGGCTTCAAGCTCTGGAGCCGGACTTCTCCGCGCGAGCGTGGGGAGATCATGCTCAAGGCCGCAGCGCTGATGCGCCAGCGCGCCGAGGAAATCGCCTATGCGATCACGCTCGAGCACGGCAAGCCGTTCGGGCAGGCCTGCCTCGAAGTGGTGCGGGGCTGCGAATTCTTTGAATGGGATGCAGCCGAAGGCCAGCGCACCTATGGCCGCGTCGTCCCCAGCGAGCCCGGCATTCGCTACATCGTGCTGCGCCAGCCGGTCGGCATCGTCGCCGCCTTCTCGCCCTGGAACTTCCCGATGAGCCAGCCCGCGCGCAAGATTGCCGGCGCGCTGGCCGCCGGCTGCTCGATCATCATCAAGGCGGCGGAGGAGACTCCGGCGGGCGCGCTACACATAGCCCGCGCCCTCCACGATGCCGGCCTGCCGCCCGGTGTCTTCAACCTCGTCTTCGGCGTTCCGGCCCGGATCTCCGAATATCTCATCCCGAAACCGCAGACCCGGCTCGTCGCCTTCACCGGTTCCACCGCTGTCGGCAAGCATCTCTCCGAGCTCGCCGCTCGGCACATGACACCGGTGCTGATGGAGCTCGGCGGCCATGCCCCGGTCATCGTCTGCGACGATGTCGATCCCGTTGCCGCGGCGCAGGCCTCGGCCAGCCGCAAGGTCCGCAACGCCGGGCAGGTCTGCACCTCGCCGACGCGCTTCTTCGTGCAGGAAGCGATCTTCGAGCGCTTCCTGCAGAGCTTCGCGGAGAAGGCCCGCAGCACCATCGTCGGCAACGGCCTCGACGCCGCAACGGAAATGGGCCCGGTCGCGAACCATCGCCGCATCGAAGCGCTGGAGGCATTGACGGCCGATGCCCGCGCCCGCGGCGGCCGTGTCCTGACCGGGGGCGAGCGTATCGGCAATCGGGGCTATTTCTTCCCGCCGACCGTGCTGACCGAGCTGCCGGACGACGCCCGCGCCTTGCGCGAGGAGCCCTTCGGTCCGATGGCGATCATCAATCCGGTGCGCTCGGTCGAAGAGGCGATCGAAAAGGCGAATGCCCTGCCCTTCGGCCTCGCCGCCTATGGCTTCACCCACTCGGCTGCCCGCGCCGACATGCTGGCCGAAGGCATCGAGGCCGGCAATGTCTCGATCAACACGCTGGAAGCTTCGGTGGCGGAGGTACCCTTCGGCGGCGTCAAGGACAGCGGCTATGGGCGCGAGGGCGGTGCCGAAGGCCTCGACCACTACATGAACGTCAAGACACTCTCGCACCGGATGACGGTCTAA